A segment of the Lycium barbarum isolate Lr01 chromosome 7, ASM1917538v2, whole genome shotgun sequence genome:
CCATGGTGGCGACGAGATTTGACGTGAAATCATGCACATGGGCGTTTGGGATGAATATGTTTGATCTGCAGGAGTGGAGGAAGCGAAACCTGACTGGGCTCTACCACAAGTACTTGGAGATGGTATAGATCTATATCCTGTTGTGTGGTAATTACTTGTGGAATTGACTAATGATAATTGATGAGTCTTAGGTTGTTCTACAAGGATGGTCATTATACTGAAACAAATAGAATGTGTCTAACCTAATGTTTGTTACAtgcttatataaaaaaaaaaacatgatttagggtgtgtttggtatgaaggaaaatatttacTTGGAAAACTAGtggatttcttacttatttttagTGTTTGATAAGCAAGcaaaaaaaatattatctcaAGAGCACTTACGGGTAATCTAGCAAAACGCTATGGGGTGGGTAGTGGGTGTTCAGGGATGGCGGGGGGTGGGTGTGGGGATGGGGGCATTGGGTGGGCTTTAAGGAGATAATGAACTTGAAATGTCATTTatgaaacttgttttccctacttacattaggaaagtcatttttctctttttcatggaatttgttttcctagagaaaatgttttccaatatATATTTACCAACCAAGCATGGGAGaattagaaaacattttccttaccAAACACACCGATAGGTTTACATACATTCTTAGATGTTTTCTATAGTAATGTGTATATATAATGTCTTGTTTTATAGCTGCTTTGTTATGATACTGTTCTCCTTTTATTCTTCACTGCCTCACTTTTAGTGCATGCATTATGCAGGGAAGTAATAGACCATTAATGAAAGCTGGTACTTTGCCCATGGGTTGGATGACCTTTTACAAACATACACGTGCTATAGATCGGAGATGGCACGTCTTAGGGTTGGGGTATGAATCTGGTGTGAAACTGAACGAAATTGACCAGGCAGCTGTGATTCATTACGATGGAGTTATGAAGCCATGGTTAGAGATTGGACTTCAGAAGTTCAAGCCCTACTGGAAGAAACATATTCGGTATGAACATCCCTTTTTGCAACAGTGCAATATTCAAGACTAGCGATTGGATCCTTTAGTGATAGGTTGAGTTCCACTTCACCACAATTACGTAGTGTAGGAACCCCTCACATTCACCATATTCTTTCACACAATTTTTTCCTTGTAAAGTCCAACTTTTACGCCCTCCATCTCACGTTTATTTTCCTTCTCAACGGTCATATAAATTTATCCCCACACTAGCAATAACTTGGGACCTGATATTGGCGTGTCCCCGAGATTCTTGTAATGCTTGGACTTGCCTGTATATTGATCTTGTAGAATGCTAAAGAAGTTTTTCTTATGATTTACCTATTGTAGGTGAGATATGAAATATATGTTTCTTTGAGATATTTTCCTTAATCTATTGTTGGAGAGATAGGGGAAGCTTTGGAAAGAACTTATAAGGTGCATATTTTTAACTATACGGATTGGGAACTCTATGACACAACTAATTCATATTTATGTTGTAGAAAGCCAACTGTGGGAGGTTTTAGCGCTCCCAACAGAGGGCTTTATTCTCAAGGTTCAAACCCAAGACCTCTTGTTATGGGTAAAAGAGCCTTTATGATTCCACCAAACCCCATGCTGATATAAGACGAAGCTCCTAAACACGTAAAAGTGTCTCAGGAAGGAAATGACAAAGAAATATTAAGAGATGCACACAGAATTTCCAAACAAGTACTAATGATCATTAGTGAATGTGATTGATGGAAAATTCTATACGTGATCTTAAAGAACTCGAATTAATACCAATATAAGTTTAGGAGTAATTAAAATTAAGATACACTGCATTTCTAAACATTTGAAATAGAAGAAACTAAAGATACACTACACCAGCTATTACACCCACTCACtccctcctccccccccccccccacccgaaCACACACCCTGACacccaaaaaaaagaaaaaaagatgacCCTTCGTTGTTCAGATTTATCATTGTCGTTATCAGAATGGGTTAGATTTTAACGACCTCATAATCGAAACACCTTTTTTTAAGAATTTTCTTCGAGCACTTTAGCCTTTCCCTTGATGTAAATTTCAAAGGATTTGACTGTTGGTATGATCTCGCGATCTTCTGGATTTGTGATCACAATTCCTTTATTCTTGTTGATCTCCATGCTTTCAGGAGGAAGCATTTCTGATTTGCCTTTTTCCTTGGTCTCTTTATGTTGTGCTGCAAGAAGATTGAACAATCATTAAACACCATGTAAAAGTAGAGGAAAAGTAATAGTAGGAAATGAGATGGTTTTTCAGCAGAGACAGATTCAGGATTTAACTATTATAGAATCAAATTTGAAATTCTACCACAACCTGTTTGGTTTACTGGATTCGATCTATTATTTGTACTTATTTAATGCACTTTTAATGAGTCAAGGTTATTGCGTTCAAATGAACTCGTACGTTCTTAACTACATCTGTTCCTGACCTTCAATAGTATAAGCATGAAGGATGTAGTGTGAGTACATTGTAGTCATGTTATGAGGTGCCGTTGTGTGGTCGAGATGAGGTCCAATTGAATTccctttaataaaaaaaaaaaaaaacttattccctttaataaaataaaaaacttacTCTCTGCCTACAAATGGATAAACACATTATTTTCATTTATATAAATTATTGAATCTCCTTCACATAAAAAAATCTTCTAGTATAACAGCAAAGGTTTGCTCGAAGATGTACTATAGTTCAAAGCTAGGTTCGAAATCAATGTGTGTcgcattcttttttttttctccttcataCTCTAATTAAAATTCTTGGATCTGTCACTTTAAACACTACTAAAGCGAAACAGCAAAAATCCGTTGTTAATCCTATCTAGCGACGAATTAACGCTTTATTATtgaaattttttatattaactacGAGCAACTTAGTGACGATGTTCCTAGTTAATTCTAGCTATTTTGTAGTGTATAATTGTAACATATGCTCTATAACACAATAAATTAGTAACTAATTCCAGTTTTTTTGTAgtgtatgattgaaatataacaCTAGAAATTAAAGGCGTGGATtggaatgggggggggggggggggtaagaaaTATATAATTAATAGATGACCTTTAGTTCCAGCAGATCTTATAATGTCAAGGGCACGTTGCAAAGCTGGACTCTTGGTTGCTGATATTATAGCTTCATTTGGCCCCATGGTACTTTCAATTGGTACTTCTGTCTCCTTTTCCGCTACTTCTTTGTCCTTGATACTAATTGTGTTTTGCACTGGTGGCCTAGGTGGCTTCTTTGATGATTTTGCTAACGGAGTCCCTGTAGAATCCATTTGAGTTGATTGTTCAACCTAGAAAAAGAGAGACAAATACCATTTTGTTTGTTATATATAATAGACTAGAATATAAACACATCATATATATGTTGAAAAAGTAATTTTTGATATATAAAC
Coding sequences within it:
- the LOC132602083 gene encoding uncharacterized protein LOC132602083 is translated as MDSTGTPLAKSSKKPPRPPVQNTISIKDKEVAEKETEVPIESTMGPNEAIISATKSPALQRALDIIRSAGTKAQHKETKEKGKSEMLPPESMEINKNKGIVITNPEDREIIPTVKSFEIYIKGKAKVLEENS